CAAGTACCAGTCCTCTGATTGGGAGGTAAAAAGTGTAGCAAAAACCGGGGCAGTTTTTCCGGTATCAGTCTCACCTCCGAGGAAAATTATTGCTTCAGGCTAATGTCACTATTGCACATCTGAGGTACGGCCGTGAGAAATGCCTATCCTGCAAAAATCCCATACAATGCCTCCCTAAAAAAGAGTATTTTACAGAACTAATCACTAAATATTATCATCTTCTCTCCGGAGATCATGTGAACTCTTCTTTCAATCCCTTTGAGAATTTCCGATGGAAGGATATCGATCATCTTGCCTATAAAGAAGACGGGTCACTATTTAAAGGAGTTACCAGACAGGTACTCTTCGATGGCAGCGATGATATTAAGTGTCAATTAAGATATTTCGAAGTCGCTCCGGGGGGGCATACTACTCTTGAATGTCATGATCATGTTCATGTCGTGATGGTTATAAGGGGAGAGGGTGATGTGCTGCTGGGTGATCATCTGCAGCATGTAAAGCAGTTCGATGTAGTAGAGATCGGCTCCCGGACCTGGCATCAGTTCCAGGCTACTGGCAAGCAACCTCTTGGTTTTCTCTGCCTTGTTTCCTCCAACAGGGATCGTCCCCACCGTCCGGACCCTGATGAGAAACAGCAATTGTTAGATAACCCATCAATTTCCGATTTCCTGAGGTTTTAAAAATGGACTCTGAAAACAAAACCGGATTTGAGACCAGGATGATTCACGCGGGGCATAGATGTGACCCATATACCGGGTCAAGTACTGTCCCTATCTATCAGACATCTTCTTATGTGTTCAATGATGCCGATCATGCGGCTCGTCTTTTCGGGCTCAAAGAGGAGGGATATATTTATTCCCGCATCAGCAATCCTACCACCTCTGTTTTCGAGGAAAGGATGGCTGCGCTGGAGGGAGCTGTTGGTGCGGTTGCTGTTTCCAGTGGTATGGCTGCTCAGATGGCGGTGTTTATGACTCTTCTGCAGCCCGGAGATGAAGTCGTTGCCTCATCACATCTCTACGGCGGATCGGTCGTACAGTTGACACACCTGCTGAAGAAGATGAACATAAGTGTTAAATTCGTTGATCCAATAAATATCAGGAACTGGGAAGAGGCTTTGACTCTCAGGACAAAGGCTCTTTTCGGAGAAACTATTGGAAATCCCTCTGGAAGCATACTTGACATAGAGGCTATTGCAGCACTGGGGAGAAGTCGCGGGATACCTTTGATTGTGGATAATACTTTCGCAACCCCGTTTCTATGCCGTCCATTTGAATATGGCGCTGCAATTGTAGTGTATTCTGCAACCAAATTTATCGGTGGACATGGAAACTGTATCGGTGGGGTAGTGCTCGACAGTGGTAATTTCGATTTTTCCAGATTCCCGTCAATTGCTGACCCCTCACCTGCATTTCACGACTGCAAATTCCTGGAAGATTTTGGGCCCATGGGTTTTCTGATAAAACTCAGGCAGGAAATTGTACGTGATGTGGGGTTTTGCATCTCTCCGATGAACTCATTCCTGCTTATCCAGGGTCTGGAGACCCTTTCTCTTCGGATGGAGAGGCACGTTGAGAATGCTATGAAAGTCGCCTTCTTCCTGGAAAATCATCCAAAGGTAGCCTGGGTGAATTATGCCGGTTTGAGCAGCAGTCCATTTAACAGCCTCTGCCGCAAATATTTTCCTCTGGGACCAGGATCTGTGTTCTCTTTCGGCCTTAAGCCATCTGATGGAAAAGATGTGCGGGATGCAGGTAGAACTTTTATCAGCCGTCTTAAGATATTTACCCATCTGGCAAATATCGGTGATGTAAGAAGTCTGGTCATCCATCCTGCTTCCACTACTCATCAGCAGTTAAGTGATGAGGAACTGAGGGATGCTGGAATCGGTCCTGAACTTATCCGGCTCTCAGTTGGGCTGGAAACTATCGATGATCTGTTTAGTGACCTTGAGCATGCACTGGATGACATTTGATACGGGTTACATGGATTGAGGAACGATCTTACCAGATCTGATCCTCATCGGGTTACCTCTGGGATGAATATTTGATTTAACGACTTAAGTCACGATTTTACCTCAGAGGTACGTTTATGACTTATGCATTAAGTCATAATTTCACCTCGAAGGTAATCTTCAGACCCAGAATAGACTGGATTCGCCTTGAACCCCTCTCTAAGCATCTCCTCTACATTGTCACCTTGTTTAAGAACACAAACCTTAATCTCCTTTTTTCCCATTTATCCGGGGCAATCCACACAATCCCCAGTAATTTCAGAATGAGAGAAAAAAGTTTCAATCTGAAAATTGTTAAACCACTGTGTCATCTCCGGGGTGAAAGAATGAAATTTGCAAGGGAGGACTATCTTCTTACTATTCCCAAAATTCTCATTTTGATAAAATCTATCTTGATATGAATTCTAAATCTGAGAAGAGGTATTCAGTTTGAAAATCATTAAGTTGATATGTTACCTCTGAGGTAAAATTTTTCTCAGAGACGCTTATTTAACGATTTAAGTCACGATTTCACCTCGGAGGTACTTTTTTGATTTACACCTTAAGTCATTATTTCACATCGAAGGTGAAATCGGAATTGACCTACTGTCTTTAGTCTCTTTTTCATCTCCGAGGTAATCCCCTTTTACATCTCCTCAATCGTCTCTATCCCCAGCAGCCACAGACATTTCCCCAACACAGTCCTGAACGCATTCACCAGGTTAAGCCTGAAAGCTTCATTCTCACTTCCTATTACCTGGCAGGAGTGGTAGAACTCATTGAAGATCTGCGAGAGGTCAAAAGCGTAGTTGGCGATTACAGAGGGAGAGAGCCGCTCATCTGCGTATTTAACAGCCGTGGAAAAAGAGTAAAGCTTCTTTATAAGCTTTGTTTCCGGATTTTCCTGTGTAGTAGGAATGGAAAACTCAGGGAGTCCGGCTTTACGCAGAATCGAGGATGCACGGGCATAGCTATACAGAAGGTAAGGACCTGTGTCTCCCTCAAAACTGATCGCCTTTTTCGGATCGAAAAGCATGTTTTTGGTGATATCGATTTTAAGCAGCGTGTATTTGATCGCTGAGAGAGCAATTTTCAGGCTCCTGTCCTCCATCTCCTCCTCTGTGAGCTGATACCGCTCCTTCAGTTCCTCTGCAGCCAGATTTTTTGTTTCTTTAATCAGATCATCTGCGTCAACAACAGTTCCCTCACGTGATTTCATCCTTCCCTCAGGAAGTTCTACCATTCCGTATGAGAGGTGCTTTATCTTCTCAGCAACAGGGTATCCCAGTTTACGGAAAATGGCAGCAAGGACAGCAAAGTGGTATTCCTGCTCATTGCCCACGACGTAGATCGACTTGTCATAATGGTATTCCTGGTCTTTTATGAGTGCCAGGTAAAGGTCCTGCACGATGTACACCGATGTCCCGTCAGGTCTCAGCAGAACTTTTTCACCGAGTTTATAATCATCGAGGTTTACCGTTATGGCCCCGTCCTGTCTCCGGGCGAAGATTTCCCTCTCCAGCCCCTCGATCACTATCTCTTTACCTGATTTGTAAATCAGACTCTCATAGTATTCTTTGTCAAAGGAGATCCCGAAAAGCCTGTATGTTTCCCTGAAACCGCTCAGTGCCCACTCGTTCATCTTTTTCCAGAGTTCCACAGTCTCAGGGTCGCCGGCTTCCCACTTCTGAAGCATCGATTGAGCCCTCTGGTTCCATGATTCATCCTCTGCAGCTTTTTTACTGAAGAGAACGTAATAATCACCAACAAAATGATCGGATTTCTTGCCAACCTCCACAGGTGTCTTCCCTTCACCAAGTTCCTTGTAGGCAAGCATCGATTTACAGATATGGACTCCCCGGTCGTTATTGATTGATGTCCTTGTCACATGGTTGCCGCTGAAAGAGAGTATCCTTGCTACGCTTTCACCGATAGAAATGTTTCTTAGGTGTCCCAGGTGAAGAGGTTTGTTTGTGTTGGGGGAGGCGAACTCCACAACAATCCCGAGCCCGTTTTTCCCTCTTCCGAAATCCGGAGAACAGGTATCTGTGAGAACCCTCCGGGCCAGAACTTGTTTATCGAGGTAAAAGTTGAGGTATCCCGATATGGCCTTTACAGATTCAAACTCAGGAGGAAGTTTGAGGCCTGAGGCAAGCTGCTCTGCAATAACCGGAGGACTTTTGCGTAAGATACGGGCCAGAGGAAAACAGGGGAATGCAAAATCACCCATCTGCTCAGAAGGGGGAATCTCTATTAATCTCTCAATTTCCTCTGATGTCAATTTTCCCGATAATTCGGAAGAAAGCAATTCTACTATGATATTTTTCACTGGCTGACCTGACCTCTTACCTTGGTTTTTTGATAAATGATTATATTGATTCTAACTAATAAAAAGTTGTTTGTTATTAGTGTATCTGCGTAGAAACGTAAATACTGAAATTTATTACTGCTGAATGTTAGCCTGTGTCACCGTCATCTCCAGCATTTCAAAAACCTCTTTGTCGAGATATTTCTGAAGAGGTGTGCGGTTCTTCTGAAAACGATCTATCGCTTCTTTGATATTGTTCTTTTCCAGCATCTCATAGATCTGAATAATTTCTGATTGTGCCCGTTCCTGGTTTTTCCTCAGATTCTCATCACTGGATGCTGTCTGTGGGGCAGGGGGCACTTCCTCTTTCTTTTCCACAATATAGGCTATATTGCTTTCTGATCCCAATTGCTCGGGATTCTCAATTGTAATCTCCAGAATCTCATAAGCATCTTTTGTCAGGAATTTGGCGAGAAATGCCTTCTCCTTGTTAAAGCGGCTTTTCGCTGCCCGGGTCTTGTTTTTGTCAAGAAGATCATAGATCTCAACCGATATCTGGAACGCACGATTCTCATCCCTCTGCAAGGCTAACCGCTTTTCAAGAAGAATGCTGTCCTGACGGGCTTTTTTGATCTGCTCTCTCCTCATCCTCGCCTGCTCAACTGCCGCTATACTGTCAAGCTTCTCCTGCGCCTTTTTCTTGGCTGTGTTCAACATGTCATCGAAAGCAACACCTTGTG
The window above is part of the Fibrobacter sp. genome. Proteins encoded here:
- a CDS encoding cupin domain-containing protein yields the protein MNSSFNPFENFRWKDIDHLAYKEDGSLFKGVTRQVLFDGSDDIKCQLRYFEVAPGGHTTLECHDHVHVVMVIRGEGDVLLGDHLQHVKQFDVVEIGSRTWHQFQATGKQPLGFLCLVSSNRDRPHRPDPDEKQQLLDNPSISDFLRF
- a CDS encoding O-acetylhomoserine aminocarboxypropyltransferase/cysteine synthase, with product MDSENKTGFETRMIHAGHRCDPYTGSSTVPIYQTSSYVFNDADHAARLFGLKEEGYIYSRISNPTTSVFEERMAALEGAVGAVAVSSGMAAQMAVFMTLLQPGDEVVASSHLYGGSVVQLTHLLKKMNISVKFVDPINIRNWEEALTLRTKALFGETIGNPSGSILDIEAIAALGRSRGIPLIVDNTFATPFLCRPFEYGAAIVVYSATKFIGGHGNCIGGVVLDSGNFDFSRFPSIADPSPAFHDCKFLEDFGPMGFLIKLRQEIVRDVGFCISPMNSFLLIQGLETLSLRMERHVENAMKVAFFLENHPKVAWVNYAGLSSSPFNSLCRKYFPLGPGSVFSFGLKPSDGKDVRDAGRTFISRLKIFTHLANIGDVRSLVIHPASTTHQQLSDEELRDAGIGPELIRLSVGLETIDDLFSDLEHALDDI
- the argS gene encoding arginine--tRNA ligase, whose product is MKNIIVELLSSELSGKLTSEEIERLIEIPPSEQMGDFAFPCFPLARILRKSPPVIAEQLASGLKLPPEFESVKAISGYLNFYLDKQVLARRVLTDTCSPDFGRGKNGLGIVVEFASPNTNKPLHLGHLRNISIGESVARILSFSGNHVTRTSINNDRGVHICKSMLAYKELGEGKTPVEVGKKSDHFVGDYYVLFSKKAAEDESWNQRAQSMLQKWEAGDPETVELWKKMNEWALSGFRETYRLFGISFDKEYYESLIYKSGKEIVIEGLEREIFARRQDGAITVNLDDYKLGEKVLLRPDGTSVYIVQDLYLALIKDQEYHYDKSIYVVGNEQEYHFAVLAAIFRKLGYPVAEKIKHLSYGMVELPEGRMKSREGTVVDADDLIKETKNLAAEELKERYQLTEEEMEDRSLKIALSAIKYTLLKIDITKNMLFDPKKAISFEGDTGPYLLYSYARASSILRKAGLPEFSIPTTQENPETKLIKKLYSFSTAVKYADERLSPSVIANYAFDLSQIFNEFYHSCQVIGSENEAFRLNLVNAFRTVLGKCLWLLGIETIEEM